A genomic region of Rhizobium sp. NXC24 contains the following coding sequences:
- a CDS encoding glutamine synthetase family protein: MATDNATEGNARIEVLISDMNGRLRGKQIPMAAEKKVWSGAVRLPTSTQSLDIWGDDNDDLTGLSLTIGDPDGTCVADTRTLADMPWAPPGSKQVLATMHELDGSPSFQDPRAILTAVVDRYKALGLTPVVATELEFYLLAGDWRERGVPSPPPALLYRGEPNGYQLYDMDAVDLLGDYLETLRAYAKAQGLPADATTAEFGPGQFEVNLLHRPDALAAADDCVALKRLAEQAARKHGLKSTCMAKPHTDHAGSGLHVHASIVDEDGRNILDAAGGEPLRLKSICAGLLQTLQDAQLVFAPYANSYRRFQPGSFAPVDLTWGYGHRGTAVRIPEKDGPGARVEHRVAGADANPYLMLAAILGGMLLGLQNELDPGEETTPSHVPANAPRLTHDFLTAVERFRASPFIADIFGERYQKLYGDTKHKEAVRYLRTVSDFDYRTYLPRL, encoded by the coding sequence ATGGCGACCGACAACGCAACCGAAGGTAACGCGCGCATCGAGGTGCTGATCTCGGACATGAACGGCCGGCTGCGCGGCAAGCAGATCCCGATGGCGGCCGAAAAGAAGGTCTGGTCCGGTGCGGTACGCCTGCCAACCTCGACACAATCCCTGGACATCTGGGGCGACGACAATGACGACCTCACCGGGCTGTCGCTGACGATCGGCGATCCCGATGGCACCTGCGTCGCCGATACGCGCACTCTTGCAGATATGCCCTGGGCGCCGCCGGGATCGAAGCAGGTGCTGGCCACGATGCATGAACTCGACGGCAGCCCGAGCTTTCAGGACCCGCGCGCCATTCTTACCGCCGTTGTCGACCGCTATAAGGCACTCGGCCTGACGCCGGTCGTTGCGACCGAACTGGAATTCTATCTTCTCGCCGGCGACTGGCGCGAGCGCGGCGTCCCCTCGCCGCCGCCGGCACTGTTGTATCGTGGCGAGCCGAACGGCTATCAGCTTTACGATATGGATGCCGTCGATCTGCTCGGCGATTATCTCGAAACTCTGCGCGCCTATGCGAAAGCGCAGGGCCTGCCGGCAGACGCGACGACGGCGGAATTCGGCCCCGGCCAGTTCGAGGTCAATCTGCTGCATCGCCCCGACGCACTCGCCGCCGCCGATGATTGCGTCGCCTTGAAACGACTGGCTGAGCAGGCGGCGCGCAAACATGGCCTCAAATCGACCTGCATGGCGAAACCCCATACCGATCACGCGGGCTCGGGGCTGCATGTGCACGCCAGCATCGTCGACGAAGACGGCCGCAATATTCTCGACGCGGCCGGCGGCGAGCCATTGCGGCTAAAATCGATCTGCGCCGGTCTGCTGCAGACCCTGCAGGATGCGCAACTAGTCTTTGCGCCCTATGCCAATTCCTATCGCCGCTTCCAGCCGGGCTCGTTCGCGCCCGTGGACCTCACCTGGGGCTACGGTCATCGTGGAACTGCGGTCCGCATCCCCGAAAAGGACGGGCCGGGTGCCCGCGTCGAGCACCGCGTCGCCGGCGCCGATGCCAATCCATATCTCATGCTGGCGGCAATCCTCGGGGGCATGTTGCTTGGATTGCAGAACGAACTCGACCCCGGCGAAGAGACAACGCCAAGCCATGTGCCGGCCAATGCCCCGCGCCTGACGCATGATTTTCTGACCGCCGTCGAGCGCTTTCGCGCATCCCCCTTCATCGCCGATATTTTCGGGGAGCGATACCAGAAGCTCTACGGCGATACAAAGCACAAGGAAGCGGTCCGCTACCTGCGCACCGTATCCGATTTCGACTACCGAACGTATCTGCCGCGCCTTTGA
- a CDS encoding MFS transporter encodes MAVDLIDSPSSLEAPSRTAIALVTLALAVGSFGIGTGEFVIMGLLPEVADTFGVTTPEAGHVISAYALGVVVGAPIIAVLAAKMARRTLLLLMMAIFAAGNISSALAPTFESFAALRFITGLPHGAYFGVAALVAASMVPVHRRVRAVGQVMLGLTIATLIGTPIATFLGQLLNWRAAFMMVGGVGLVTMLLIALFLPKDKVAEGASIARELGALRRIQVWLTLGIAAVGFGGMFSIFSYVATTTTQVAGLGTGMVPIVLALFGIGMNVGNVVGSRLGDLSLKGTIGGMMVFNVVIMTLFSLTATNPVMLCLCVFLIGCGFAACPAVQTRLMDVAADAQTLAAASNHSAFNIANALGAWLGGLVISWGFTAASTGYVGAVLSVFGLIVFGISVALERNGRNA; translated from the coding sequence ATCGCCGTCGACCTCATCGATTCCCCATCCAGCCTCGAAGCCCCGTCGCGCACGGCGATCGCCCTTGTGACGCTGGCGCTTGCGGTCGGAAGCTTCGGCATCGGCACGGGCGAATTCGTCATCATGGGCCTGCTGCCCGAGGTCGCCGATACATTCGGCGTCACGACTCCGGAAGCAGGCCACGTCATCAGCGCCTATGCGCTCGGCGTCGTTGTCGGCGCGCCGATCATCGCCGTCCTTGCCGCCAAGATGGCGCGGCGCACGCTGCTTCTGCTGATGATGGCGATCTTTGCTGCCGGCAACATTTCCAGCGCCCTGGCGCCGACCTTCGAAAGCTTCGCGGCTCTGCGTTTCATCACCGGCCTGCCGCATGGCGCCTATTTCGGCGTTGCGGCGCTTGTGGCCGCCTCGATGGTACCGGTTCATCGCCGCGTACGTGCCGTCGGTCAGGTCATGCTCGGGCTCACCATCGCCACCCTGATCGGCACGCCGATCGCCACCTTCCTCGGCCAGCTTCTGAACTGGCGGGCAGCCTTCATGATGGTCGGCGGCGTCGGCCTCGTGACCATGCTGCTTATTGCCCTGTTCCTGCCCAAGGACAAGGTCGCGGAGGGCGCGAGCATCGCCCGCGAGCTAGGCGCCCTTCGCCGCATCCAGGTGTGGCTGACGCTCGGTATCGCCGCAGTCGGTTTCGGCGGCATGTTCTCGATCTTCAGCTATGTCGCGACGACGACGACGCAGGTTGCCGGCTTGGGAACGGGCATGGTGCCGATCGTGCTGGCGCTTTTCGGCATCGGCATGAATGTCGGCAATGTCGTCGGCTCGCGCTTGGGCGACCTGTCGCTAAAGGGCACGATCGGCGGCATGATGGTCTTCAACGTCGTCATCATGACGCTGTTTTCGCTGACGGCTACCAATCCGGTGATGCTCTGCCTCTGCGTCTTCCTCATCGGCTGCGGTTTTGCCGCCTGCCCAGCGGTGCAGACACGTCTTATGGATGTCGCGGCCGATGCGCAGACGCTGGCCGCCGCCTCCAACCATTCAGCCTTCAACATCGCCAATGCGCTCGGCGCCTGGCTTGGCGGCCTGGTGATCTCCTGGGGCTTCACCGCAGCGTCGACAGGCTATGTCGGCGCGGTGCTTTCTGTCTTCGGTCTGATCGTTTTCGGAATATCAGTCGCTTTGGAGCGCAACGGCCGTAACGCCTAA
- a CDS encoding diacylglycerol kinase family protein, translated as MKLIGFFNRDGGTFKTTDMDAYEMKAEQVFRDAGHDFEGLVVSGSEVVAAMERAARRDDIDGIVAGGGDGTISAAAAVAWKNGVALGVIPAGTMNLFARSLRLPLDIWQVLDVLATGEVDQVDIGSANSRPFIHQFSAGMHARMVRYRNAYTYRSRFGKMTASIRAALGVVFNPPEFDVDFEAEGVRERRHVSAISVSNNPFGPNTLLYADDLRGGELGFYTARPLRPLGVARLAIDMLRGRFRENADVMVMHAREVHLHFPKLRNRANCVLDGELRPLERDIALKLHAGELKVMVKQGTAARVADEDSISRAVV; from the coding sequence ATGAAACTGATCGGCTTTTTCAATCGCGACGGCGGTACGTTCAAGACGACGGACATGGATGCCTACGAAATGAAGGCGGAGCAGGTTTTCCGGGATGCCGGCCACGATTTCGAAGGCCTGGTCGTGTCGGGCAGCGAAGTTGTTGCGGCCATGGAGCGCGCGGCGCGTCGCGACGATATCGACGGCATCGTCGCCGGCGGCGGCGACGGCACAATTTCCGCGGCCGCCGCCGTCGCTTGGAAAAACGGCGTCGCTCTCGGCGTCATTCCCGCCGGTACCATGAACCTCTTTGCGCGCTCGCTCCGACTGCCACTCGATATCTGGCAGGTATTGGACGTGCTGGCGACAGGCGAGGTCGATCAAGTGGATATCGGCAGCGCCAACAGCCGACCCTTCATTCACCAGTTTTCCGCCGGAATGCATGCGCGCATGGTGCGTTATCGCAACGCCTATACCTATCGTTCGCGTTTCGGCAAGATGACGGCCAGCATTCGCGCTGCCTTGGGTGTCGTCTTCAACCCGCCGGAATTCGATGTCGATTTCGAAGCCGAGGGCGTTCGCGAGCGCCGGCACGTGTCGGCGATTTCCGTGTCCAACAATCCTTTTGGCCCAAACACGCTGCTGTATGCCGACGACCTGCGCGGCGGCGAACTGGGCTTTTATACGGCGCGGCCATTGCGGCCGCTCGGCGTTGCACGGCTCGCCATCGATATGCTGCGGGGCAGGTTTCGCGAGAACGCCGACGTCATGGTCATGCATGCGCGCGAAGTGCACCTGCATTTCCCGAAGCTGCGCAACCGGGCGAATTGCGTCTTGGATGGCGAGCTGCGGCCGCTGGAACGCGACATCGCGCTCAAACTTCATGCCGGCGAGCTGAAGGTGATGGTCAAGCAGGGCACGGCCGCGCGGGTTGCCGACGAAGACTCGATCAGCCGTGCGGTCGTCTGA